In Vicinamibacterales bacterium, the sequence GGTCCACCACCCTTCGCTCGCCTGCACTCGTGAGCGACCTACGGGTGGCAAGCCACCTTTCACGCGTGCTCAGGGAAGGTCAGGTCGGGCCTGATCGCGAGCTCACGTCACAGACATGCGAAGGGTGTCCACCGTAGCGGCGCAAGTGTAAGGTCGAGCCGCGGAGGTGGACTGCACGAATCAGCAGCGTCGGCAACGGATTTGCCCGTCTGCGCGCGTGTCCAACGCGAAGCGCTTCGTCTACATCCTCCGGAGCGAATCACACCACGAGCGGTACTATACCGGGTTGACAGCGGACGTCGCCCAGCGGGTCGCGGCCCACAATCGGGGTGGGTGTTCACACACTGTGAACGGTCGACCCTGGAAAGTGGTGGTCGCGATCGAGTTCGCAGATCAGCAGCGCGCGATCGATTTCGAGCGCTACTTGAAATCCGGATCCGGCTGCGCGTTCGCGAAACGCCACTTCAGGTGAGCTGCCAGCCGTGCGGGTGCGCCGTACGCAGGCTGCCTGCGTCAGTCCTGAATCACCGCCACTGGATTTACTATCGATGCGGTGAACGACGTTCCCGCGGACATGCCAGCTTGCGGCTTTTCTGGAGGCGGGTGGCGACCGGCTGCTCGGCTCGAGCCGGTCAGGCTGACAGCCGGCCGCCTGCCGCGTGTCTGCCAGAATCGCGATCCTCGAATGGCTGAGCGGCATGTCCGTTATAGCCATATGTGATCTGCTCCGGCTCCGCTCACCTGCGATTCCCGCCGCCGCGACCAAACGTGCGCGCTAGTCTGCCGGACGCGACCGGGACGGGGCATTCAGTCAGGAGCGGCGGGGCATCTGGGAGACATGTATGCAGCAGCTTCGAATCCTCATACCCGCCGTTCTCCTTGCCCTATGCCTGACCGCCGGGCCACGCCTCCGTGCTGCCGCAACGGTGAATGTCGACTGCAATGGGGGAGCCGCGATCGGACCGATCCTGGGTGCGGTGAAACCTGGTGACGTCATCGTGGTGCAGGGGGCGTGTCGTGAGAATCTGCTGATACCGTCGGAGGTTCTGCGCATCACTCTCGATGGTCAAGGAAAGACGACGATCGATCCGCCTGACGCACGCCGCCCCGCCGTTCAGGTGCTCGGCCGAGAGGTTACGATCAAGGGCTTCACGGTGACCGGCGGCACGTTTGGCATCGCGATCAACAGAGGCGCGACGGGGACCATCGACCGGAACACCGTCCGGAACGCCTCGATCAGCGGGCTCGAGGTCTCTCACAACGGTTTTGCGCGAATCGTCAACAACACCGTCGAACGAAATCAGCAAGAAGGCATTCTCATCCTGGGCAGCGCGTCGGCGCACATCGGTATCATCGGCACGGACGACCAGATTCCGAGTCCGAATGTCGTCAGGGACAACGGCAGGGACGGCATCCAGGTGCTGCGCGGCTCCACCGCCCGCATCATCGGCAACACGATCAGCGGGAACGGCCGCAACGGGCTGACCGTTCAACAAGCCTCGCATGCCGACGTGGCGGGCAACATGTTCGACGGCAACGCGCAACACGGAATTCGCGTGGTCGGCAATTCCGGAGTGAATCTCGCGGACTCCGCCATGCTCCTGTTTACGCGCCCGAACACCACGGCGAGTCCCAACGGAGCGTTCGGCATCCGGTGCGACGTGGGCGCTTATATCGATGGGCCCATTGGCGGTCTGGCGGGGAAGGTCGGCGCCAAGGACGTGTCGGACAAAAGCTGCATCGATCGCTCGGGCAGGTGATATGTCTCCGGGTCGTGCGCGAGCGTAGGTGGACCTTCCACTACGTTGCCTGAGCTGCGGTTGGCAGGCCATCATTCGCTCGTGATTCAGGCGACGGATGCCCAACCGGGCGCGCCCAGCGAGCGGTTGCGATCAAAGGCAGAAGCGACACGGATGCACGCCGAAAGGAGTAGCCAACTAATGGGACGCCTCCCGGTTCTTCTTCTGGCAGCGACGGGTCTGTTGCTTGCCCAACCGCAACCCAAAACGATCGTTTACAGTCGCGTGGGCCCCTCACGGATCCAGTTGTTTGTTTCCAATGCCGACGGAACCGCGGAACGACCGTTACTCGAGTCCGACAGCCTGGACTACAACCCTGCGTGGTCGCCGGATGGACAGTGGATTGTCTTCACATCCGAGCGCAACGGCTCGGCCGACCTCTATCGCGTCAAGCCGGACGGAACCGGACTTCAGCGGCTCACCACCAACCGTGCATACGAGGATCAGGCAGATGTCTCGCCCGATGGACAGCAGCTGGCGTTTGTGAGCACGCGTGCTGACGGCACCGCGGATTTGTGGATTCGCGATCTCGGCACCAATCGAGAGACACCGCTCACGTCTGGGCTGAGTGGCGACTTCCGGCCCGCCTGGTCGCCCGACGGCAGGTGGATCGCGTTCTCCTCCGACCGCGGCACCACGGTCCAGCGGGATGGCCGTGGACAGTGGTGGGTACATCTGCAACTGGCGGACATCTACATCATTCGTCCGGACGGTTCTGCGTTGAAGAAGCTGACCAATAGCGGCAGCGGCGGCAATTTCTGCGGAGGACCGCGATGGACTCGCGACAGCAGCCACGTCGTCGGCTATTGCCTGTCTGGCGAAGAGACGTTCGCATATCGCCCGTATTCCGAATTGACGGACGAAGCACTGAAGAGGATGGGCCGGGTGCCGGTCCGAGGAAACACGACGCTCGTATCAATCGATGTCACGACGCGCGAGCAGAACACGATCGCTGCGCCGCCGGGAATCAAGTTTTTTCCGGCGGTGCTGAACGATGGCCGAATCGCCTACGTCAGAAAAGACGGCGACAACCGCGGCATCGCGTACGGGTCGACCGGGAAGAACGGACCGCTTGGCCTGGTCCGCTCGCCGTCCTGGTCGCCAGACGGAAAGCGTGTTGTTTATCACAAGCTACTCGGCCAGAACGTCCCCGCGTGGCAAAAAGCATGGAGCCGGAATCCCGCGTACGACCTCGTCACGACGAATGCCATGCCAGCCTTTGATCCGTTGGGCAAGCGGATGATTGCGACTGCCGACAACACACGCCTCGTCCAAATCGAGCCTGGGCGGAACGTGGCGGCCCCCCTGTTCCAGCAGGAAGGGAAGCTTACGCAATCCGCCGATTGGTCCCCACAAGGCGATGCGATTCTCTTCGGACTGGGACAGTACTTCAGAAATCGCGCGCAGGGCGCCCAAGTCGCAATGATCAAGCCGGACGGTGCGGGCCTT encodes:
- a CDS encoding right-handed parallel beta-helix repeat-containing protein → MQQLRILIPAVLLALCLTAGPRLRAAATVNVDCNGGAAIGPILGAVKPGDVIVVQGACRENLLIPSEVLRITLDGQGKTTIDPPDARRPAVQVLGREVTIKGFTVTGGTFGIAINRGATGTIDRNTVRNASISGLEVSHNGFARIVNNTVERNQQEGILILGSASAHIGIIGTDDQIPSPNVVRDNGRDGIQVLRGSTARIIGNTISGNGRNGLTVQQASHADVAGNMFDGNAQHGIRVVGNSGVNLADSAMLLFTRPNTTASPNGAFGIRCDVGAYIDGPIGGLAGKVGAKDVSDKSCIDRSGR